A single Leptospira kirschneri serovar Cynopteri str. 3522 CT DNA region contains:
- the fsa gene encoding fructose-6-phosphate aldolase: MELYLDTANVDEIKEIASYGLVDGVTTNPSLIAKSGRSFKEVIKEICSIVSGPVSAEVLSTKFDGMMKEALELVEIAENVVIKVPLIPEGLKTVVELTKRNIPTNVTLCFSAPQALLAAKAGATFISPFIGRVDDTSWDGMELISEIREIYDNYGYDTRILAASIRGPIHLKESALRGADCATMPHSAFLQLFKHPLTDIGLEKFLEDSKKLKW; encoded by the coding sequence ATGGAATTATATCTAGATACGGCAAACGTAGATGAAATTAAAGAAATCGCATCTTACGGACTTGTAGATGGAGTCACAACCAACCCTTCTCTAATCGCAAAGTCTGGAAGAAGTTTTAAAGAAGTAATCAAAGAAATTTGTTCTATCGTTTCTGGTCCGGTGAGCGCGGAAGTACTTTCTACAAAATTCGATGGAATGATGAAAGAAGCACTCGAACTCGTAGAAATCGCTGAAAACGTAGTGATCAAAGTTCCTTTGATTCCAGAAGGACTCAAAACGGTTGTAGAATTAACAAAAAGGAATATTCCTACAAACGTAACTCTTTGTTTTTCTGCACCTCAGGCTTTACTTGCAGCAAAAGCGGGAGCTACTTTTATTTCTCCGTTTATCGGTAGAGTAGATGACACTAGCTGGGATGGAATGGAACTCATTTCCGAGATCAGAGAAATTTACGACAACTATGGATACGATACTAGAATTTTAGCCGCTTCCATTCGTGGTCCAATACATTTAAAAGAATCCGCACTTAGAGGAGCAGACTGCGCGACCATGCCCCACTCTGCGTTTTTACAACTTTTCAAACATCCGTTAACCGACATCGGTTTGGAAAAATTTTTAGAAGATTCTAAAAAGCTAAAGTGGTAA